One genomic window of Halanaerobium saccharolyticum subsp. saccharolyticum DSM 6643 includes the following:
- a CDS encoding PilN domain-containing protein gives MSVIFKEKHYDQLSILLKNIAVIIIVLVILLTGFNFFFKNKNKVLSSSLESLNREELKYQVLIDNSKNRHSQIAADKYFDLLIKLAQYAENIALSSIYAKDKKINLNAVSMNQKNIFELIKNLKTDQKFSDVKLLNISHRDNYYFQLELTILNRGVEK, from the coding sequence ATGTCAGTAATTTTTAAAGAAAAACATTATGATCAACTATCAATCTTACTTAAAAATATAGCAGTCATTATTATAGTTTTAGTAATCTTGCTAACTGGATTTAATTTCTTTTTTAAAAATAAAAACAAGGTACTTAGCAGCAGTTTAGAAAGCCTAAACCGAGAAGAATTGAAATATCAGGTTTTAATAGACAATTCTAAAAATAGGCATTCTCAAATTGCAGCAGATAAATATTTTGATTTACTAATAAAGCTGGCTCAATATGCAGAAAACATAGCTCTTAGTTCAATTTATGCCAAAGATAAAAAAATTAATTTAAATGCAGTTAGCATGAATCAGAAAAATATTTTTGAATTAATAAAGAACTTAAAAACAGATCAGAAGTTTTCAGATGTTAAATTACTTAATATCAGCCACAGAGATAACTATTATTTTCAGCTTGAATTAACGATCCTCAATAGAGGGGTGGAAAAATGA
- a CDS encoding pilus assembly FimT family protein, with amino-acid sequence MNFLVYCRDKLKEEAAFSLLEMMLVITISSLLTVIFIQLITDLYQNNDFFSLENAWQLDAYLAVDFIADQIKNSTKVEIINENEINIFSYYNQEYQWLKFSIYQSSGNNNLGRSIGSDQLNFKDFGRNLSLLDKVEDLKFEIIEPGLLKVTLAVKAKSTKKVEKLTVSRLIKI; translated from the coding sequence ATGAACTTTTTAGTTTACTGCAGAGATAAATTAAAAGAAGAAGCTGCTTTTAGTCTGCTGGAAATGATGCTTGTAATTACTATTTCTTCTCTGTTGACCGTGATTTTCATTCAGTTAATAACTGATCTTTATCAAAACAATGATTTTTTTAGTTTAGAAAATGCCTGGCAGCTTGATGCTTATCTAGCAGTTGATTTTATTGCAGACCAAATCAAAAATTCTACCAAAGTTGAAATAATAAATGAGAATGAAATAAACATATTTAGTTATTATAATCAAGAATATCAGTGGCTAAAATTTAGCATCTATCAGAGTAGTGGAAATAATAATCTTGGTCGGTCAATTGGTAGTGATCAGCTTAATTTTAAAGATTTTGGTAGAAATCTTTCCCTGCTTGATAAAGTTGAAGATCTTAAATTTGAAATTATTGAGCCGGGCTTATTAAAAGTAACATTAGCAGTTAAAGCAAAGAGCACCAAAAAAGTCGAAAAATTAACTGTGAGTAGACTAATTAAAATATAG
- a CDS encoding type II secretion system protein, with translation MKNNAGFSLLEVIITISLAGVVLAVMSRTIKTGLEVQSFLADKNAAINWTESVLEAYKNKNVIEEGIENSSSDFIKDLEILESESLPKNYEMTKVEIIPYSKDGIKYDGLYSLKIEVQFKCRDKEQQNELFSLLQR, from the coding sequence TTGAAAAATAATGCAGGGTTTTCACTGCTGGAGGTCATTATAACAATCTCACTTGCAGGTGTTGTGTTAGCTGTAATGAGTAGGACAATTAAAACTGGTCTTGAGGTTCAGAGCTTTTTAGCAGATAAAAATGCTGCTATTAATTGGACTGAATCAGTTCTGGAAGCTTATAAAAATAAAAATGTGATTGAAGAAGGAATTGAAAACAGCAGCAGTGATTTTATCAAGGATCTAGAAATACTAGAAAGTGAATCACTACCAAAAAATTATGAGATGACAAAAGTTGAAATAATCCCGTATAGTAAAGATGGGATTAAATATGATGGTTTATATAGTTTAAAGATTGAAGTCCAATTTAAATGTAGAGATAAGGAGCAGCAGAATGAACTTTTTAGTTTACTGCAGAGATAA
- a CDS encoding prepilin-type N-terminal cleavage/methylation domain-containing protein, which produces MKKHEKGFSLIELLLVITIMGVLFTISYQPQFKNDFQVEQQIKSLAADLRWARNKAILDNQTYIFRIYTIKENSDSNKIPYYFYTKEDGHKTIKKKGYYSSDLILYKTLSLKVVDSDYYEWIRFNNTATARGGTIGLAKAYSGAKKYKVITNQLGRVRVEK; this is translated from the coding sequence ATGAAAAAACATGAAAAAGGCTTTAGCCTAATTGAGTTATTGCTGGTGATTACAATAATGGGGGTTTTATTTACTATCAGCTATCAGCCACAGTTTAAAAATGATTTTCAGGTTGAACAGCAGATTAAAAGTTTGGCAGCAGATTTGCGCTGGGCTAGAAATAAAGCTATTTTAGATAATCAGACCTATATTTTTAGAATTTATACAATCAAAGAAAATAGTGACTCGAACAAAATCCCCTATTATTTCTATACCAAAGAAGATGGTCATAAAACCATTAAGAAAAAAGGTTATTATTCTTCTGATTTAATTTTATATAAAACATTAAGCTTAAAGGTTGTAGATAGTGATTATTATGAATGGATTCGATTTAACAATACTGCAACCGCTAGAGGAGGTACAATAGGCCTGGCTAAAGCTTATTCTGGAGCCAAAAAATATAAAGTTATTACAAATCAACTGGGGAGGGTTCGAGTTGAAAAATAA
- a CDS encoding type II secretion system protein, giving the protein MFSIFKIDKQRVLDSEAGFTLIELVIVIVVLGILMSMAVPALSGVKNKADTAVAKADLHNIMQSLEMYYLDEGEYPAQVTKGDMETVAANLDELNIKNEASAYDYVTDTDSGAQKYLISYEAASDEFYYISTDESSLTGPETTAPSL; this is encoded by the coding sequence ATGTTTAGTATTTTCAAAATTGATAAGCAGAGAGTTCTGGATTCTGAAGCAGGTTTTACTTTAATTGAGCTTGTAATTGTAATTGTGGTTTTAGGAATTTTAATGTCAATGGCAGTGCCAGCTCTAAGTGGGGTAAAAAATAAAGCAGATACAGCTGTTGCCAAAGCAGACCTGCATAATATAATGCAGAGTCTGGAGATGTATTATCTAGACGAGGGAGAATATCCAGCTCAGGTAACAAAAGGAGATATGGAAACTGTTGCCGCAAATTTAGATGAGTTAAATATCAAAAATGAAGCCTCTGCTTATGATTATGTAACTGATACTGATAGTGGAGCTCAAAAGTATTTAATCTCTTATGAAGCAGCCTCTGATGAATTCTATTATATTTCAACAGATGAATCATCATTAACCGGACCTGAAACTACAGCACCTTCATTATAG
- a CDS encoding type II secretion system F family protein: protein MIIFKQNEFDLKFFASQLKIMLKSGLNLNRSLMIISKQTKNKKQQDICNEILKNIESGLTLAEALDREKIFTKLFTAVVQAGEKSGKLVEVLASLENYYNSRDDLKKEIKKASFYPITVIMTIFLAAVFIFKFVLPVFVDLFAEFNGELPLITKIFLIISKAFNNYFILIIIFIIFLIILLVLIYKSKKREDLKSKFLLNIPFFSVLYKDLILTQIAVYLSLLLKSGLKLISALDLLKNIITDYHYQKFIQNTALNISKGASLTECFSDSKYIPDLFYYLLMTGEETAQMETMLERAGDYYYQKLKEEIEIMLQYLEPFLITLTAIFVALLAAAVIMPMFQIYLII from the coding sequence ATAATCATCTTTAAACAAAATGAATTTGACCTTAAATTTTTCGCCTCACAGCTGAAGATAATGCTAAAATCTGGTTTAAATTTAAACAGATCTTTGATGATTATCTCCAAACAGACAAAGAATAAAAAGCAGCAAGATATATGTAATGAAATTTTAAAAAATATCGAATCTGGCTTAACTCTTGCTGAAGCCTTAGATCGGGAGAAAATATTTACTAAACTTTTTACAGCAGTAGTCCAGGCCGGGGAGAAAAGTGGAAAACTGGTAGAAGTTCTGGCAAGTTTAGAAAACTACTATAACAGCAGAGATGATCTAAAAAAAGAAATAAAAAAGGCCTCTTTTTATCCTATAACTGTAATAATGACAATATTTTTAGCAGCAGTTTTTATCTTTAAATTTGTTTTACCTGTATTTGTAGATTTATTTGCTGAATTTAATGGTGAGCTGCCCTTGATTACAAAAATTTTTTTAATAATTAGTAAAGCTTTTAATAACTATTTCATTTTAATAATAATTTTCATAATCTTTTTAATAATATTACTGGTGCTGATTTACAAAAGCAAAAAAAGAGAAGATTTAAAGAGCAAATTTTTGCTTAATATTCCCTTTTTTTCAGTTCTGTATAAGGATTTAATTTTAACTCAGATAGCTGTCTATTTATCTTTACTGCTGAAAAGTGGCTTAAAATTAATTTCTGCTCTGGATTTATTAAAAAATATTATTACAGACTACCATTATCAAAAATTTATTCAAAATACAGCTTTAAATATTTCTAAAGGGGCTTCTTTGACAGAATGTTTTTCTGATAGTAAATATATACCCGATCTTTTTTACTATCTTTTAATGACTGGAGAAGAAACAGCCCAGATGGAGACCATGTTGGAAAGAGCAGGTGATTATTATTACCAAAAATTAAAAGAAGAAATTGAAATAATGCTGCAGTATTTAGAGCCCTTTTTAATAACATTAACTGCAATTTTTGTTGCTTTACTTGCTGCAGCAGTAATTATGCCGATGTTTCAGATTTATTTAATTATTTAA
- a CDS encoding GspE/PulE family protein, which produces MKDIQNFCEYLFKSCSFSESKRLKLKRFSENREIKEIIDYLRSETILKENDLLQAISDYFEVEIYQNSNLTIKKNKARELGIAEVHKYKVILINKTKTLISFASVYPPDLFLQEKLKFKYKTKIKFYLMTESEFSEAENLLYSSYFKIDQREILKDLGDFKKIDSRDIDSLKNIVEDAPVVKLLNKILTEAISLNASDIHLEQKKDYFKIRYRIDGILKNYYSLPVEIAAAVISRIKIISGMDITIRHLPQDGKMDFNFQEEVFDIRSSVIPTIYGEKAVLRLLLRTEKLLDLKELNFNSANLKRFKEILKFKSGIILLCGPTGSGKTTTLFSILKQLAAEDNNIITVENPVEYKLDLLNQIEINDAQNLTFPTILRSILRQDPDIIMIGEIRDKETAEIAVRAAVTGHLVLSTIHTIDSISAIYRLIDLGIAPYLISSTVKAVIAQRLLRKLCPNCRKKVEIKYLTNNLFDLTEIEYLYQAVGCENCSNGYLGRTAAAEILLINDHLKSLINQNADYSDLKEEAAASGMLSLYDSALIKLKKGIVSQAEMLRVIELNH; this is translated from the coding sequence GTGAAAGATATCCAAAATTTTTGTGAATATTTATTTAAAAGCTGTTCTTTTTCAGAATCTAAACGGCTAAAGTTAAAGCGTTTTTCAGAAAATAGGGAAATAAAAGAAATAATAGATTATCTTAGGTCAGAAACTATTTTAAAAGAAAATGATTTACTGCAGGCGATTTCTGATTATTTTGAGGTTGAAATTTATCAAAATTCTAATCTAACAATTAAAAAAAATAAAGCTCGAGAATTGGGAATAGCTGAGGTTCACAAATATAAAGTAATTTTAATTAATAAAACAAAAACCCTTATATCTTTTGCCAGTGTTTATCCACCTGATTTATTTTTGCAGGAAAAATTGAAATTTAAATATAAAACTAAAATTAAATTTTATTTAATGACAGAAAGTGAATTTTCAGAGGCAGAAAACCTTTTATACAGCAGTTATTTTAAAATTGACCAGAGAGAAATTTTAAAAGATCTTGGTGATTTTAAAAAAATAGACAGCAGAGATATTGACAGTTTAAAAAATATAGTTGAAGATGCACCTGTTGTTAAACTTTTAAATAAAATATTAACAGAGGCAATTTCTTTAAATGCAAGTGATATTCATCTTGAGCAGAAAAAAGATTATTTTAAAATTAGATATAGAATTGACGGAATTTTAAAAAATTATTACAGTTTACCAGTAGAAATAGCTGCAGCAGTAATTTCAAGAATTAAAATTATTTCGGGAATGGATATTACAATTAGACATTTACCTCAAGATGGTAAAATGGATTTTAATTTTCAGGAAGAAGTTTTTGATATTAGAAGCTCGGTTATTCCAACAATTTATGGGGAAAAAGCTGTTTTAAGATTGCTTTTAAGAACTGAAAAATTATTAGATTTAAAAGAATTGAATTTTAATAGTGCTAATTTAAAAAGATTTAAAGAAATCCTTAAATTTAAATCAGGAATAATCTTACTCTGTGGGCCAACTGGAAGTGGCAAAACTACAACTCTTTTTTCAATTTTAAAGCAGCTAGCTGCTGAAGATAATAATATTATTACAGTCGAAAATCCAGTTGAATATAAGTTAGATTTATTAAATCAGATTGAAATTAATGATGCCCAAAATTTAACTTTTCCAACTATATTGAGGTCAATTTTAAGACAGGATCCAGATATAATTATGATCGGAGAAATTAGAGATAAGGAAACTGCAGAAATAGCAGTTAGAGCTGCTGTTACAGGGCATCTTGTTTTAAGTACAATCCATACTATAGATAGTATTTCTGCAATTTACAGGTTAATTGATCTTGGGATCGCTCCCTATTTAATCAGCAGCACAGTAAAAGCAGTTATAGCTCAAAGATTACTGAGGAAATTATGTCCTAACTGTAGAAAAAAAGTAGAAATAAAGTATTTGACTAACAATCTTTTTGATTTAACAGAAATAGAATATCTTTATCAAGCAGTTGGCTGTGAAAATTGTAGTAATGGTTATCTCGGTCGAACAGCTGCTGCAGAGATTTTACTAATCAATGATCACTTAAAAAGTTTAATCAACCAAAATGCTGATTATTCTGATTTAAAAGAAGAAGCAGCTGCTTCTGGAATGCTCAGTTTATATGATTCAGCCTTGATAAAATTGAAAAAAGGCATAGTGTCTCAGGCAGAAATGCTGAGAGTTATTGAACTAAATCACTAA
- the cimA gene encoding citramalate synthase, whose translation MGLTLYDTTLRDGSQGEGIALSLDDKLRITRQLDRFGIDFIEGGWPGSNPKDEAYFEEVQNMNLENAKIVAFSSARHPNMKVEEDTNILKLLEAGVDYVAIFAKGWDLHVKEALQVPLQENLKMIEDTISFLKENGLNVFFDAEHFFDGYLSNPEYALKVLETAAEAGADLLVLCDTNGGILPSQVRTIIKDVKSKIDMDIGMHAHNDGELAVANSIVAYEEGAVQFQGTVGGLGERCGNVDLCSLIPTLQLKYGEKLVTDQQLKQLKPLYYFVTETANLIPRNNKPYVGKSAFTHKGGIHVSAVRKNPHTYEHIEPELVGNERRVLVSELAGKSNLLYKLKEVGFDLNDFSDEVIKKLIKKVKKLENQGYQFEGAEASLILMAFREFKDYNSFFEIEDFRTNSINKDNHTYSEAVLKMTVKKQKVHIAAEGDGPVNALDNCFRKALVSFYPEITESKLIDYKVRVLNGNDGTAAKVRVLIETADLEKSWTTVGVSTNIIQASWDALVDSIEYLLLIKEGIRII comes from the coding sequence ATGGGATTAACACTTTATGATACAACTTTAAGAGATGGTTCACAAGGAGAAGGAATTGCTCTTTCTTTAGATGATAAGTTAAGAATAACCAGACAGCTAGATCGTTTTGGAATTGATTTTATCGAAGGTGGCTGGCCAGGTTCTAATCCTAAGGATGAGGCATATTTCGAAGAAGTACAGAATATGAATTTAGAAAATGCAAAAATAGTTGCTTTTAGTTCAGCAAGGCATCCTAATATGAAGGTTGAAGAAGACACAAATATTTTAAAACTGCTTGAGGCAGGAGTAGATTATGTAGCTATTTTTGCAAAAGGTTGGGATCTGCATGTAAAAGAGGCACTGCAGGTTCCACTGCAGGAAAACCTTAAGATGATAGAAGATACAATTTCATTTTTAAAAGAAAATGGTTTAAATGTTTTCTTTGATGCCGAGCATTTTTTCGACGGCTATTTAAGTAATCCAGAATATGCTTTAAAGGTTTTAGAAACAGCAGCTGAGGCTGGGGCTGATTTATTAGTTTTATGTGATACTAATGGTGGTATACTTCCCTCTCAGGTCAGAACAATTATCAAAGATGTTAAAAGCAAAATTGACATGGATATTGGAATGCATGCTCATAATGATGGTGAGCTAGCTGTTGCCAATTCAATAGTCGCTTATGAAGAAGGTGCTGTTCAGTTTCAGGGTACAGTAGGGGGTTTAGGTGAGCGCTGTGGTAATGTTGATTTATGCAGTTTAATTCCAACTTTACAGCTTAAATATGGAGAAAAGTTGGTTACTGATCAACAGTTAAAACAGTTAAAACCTCTCTATTATTTTGTGACTGAGACTGCTAATTTAATTCCTAGAAACAATAAACCTTATGTCGGTAAAAGTGCATTTACTCATAAAGGTGGAATCCATGTTAGTGCAGTTCGCAAAAATCCGCATACTTATGAACATATTGAGCCCGAATTAGTGGGTAATGAGCGGCGGGTTTTAGTTTCAGAACTGGCAGGAAAATCTAATTTATTATATAAATTAAAAGAAGTTGGTTTTGATTTAAATGATTTTTCTGATGAAGTGATTAAAAAACTGATTAAAAAAGTTAAAAAATTAGAGAATCAGGGTTATCAGTTTGAGGGGGCAGAGGCTTCTTTAATTTTGATGGCTTTTAGAGAATTTAAAGATTATAATTCGTTTTTTGAAATTGAAGATTTTAGAACCAATAGTATAAATAAGGATAATCATACCTATTCAGAAGCAGTTCTTAAAATGACAGTTAAAAAGCAAAAAGTTCATATAGCTGCTGAAGGTGATGGTCCTGTAAATGCCCTTGATAATTGTTTCCGTAAAGCTTTAGTTTCATTTTATCCGGAAATCACGGAAAGCAAGCTAATTGATTATAAGGTAAGGGTTTTAAATGGAAATGATGGTACTGCTGCTAAAGTAAGAGTTTTAATTGAGACAGCAGATCTGGAAAAATCATGGACAACTGTTGGAGTTTCTACAAATATTATTCAGGCCTCCTGGGATGCTTTAGTAGATAGTATTGAGTATTTACTTTTAATAAAAGAAGGAATCAGAATAATTTAA
- a CDS encoding 3-isopropylmalate dehydrogenase → MSNIAYIPGDGIGEEVTRQGIKVLEYLDGVYNLGLKFEKFDLGAERYLRTGDILPDDVLNKLESFDSIYLGAVGDPRVEPGVLEKGILLKLRFYFDQYVNLRPIKLYKEEFSPLKGKGLEDIDFTVVRENTEGIYAGIGGFLKKDTPDEVATQEMISTRKGVDRVIKYAFEYAQKFGREPKLTVCDKSNVLTYAHNLWQRSFKEMGKKYPDVEQNHFLVDAMTMKMVRNPEVFDIVVTCNIFGDIITDLGAELQGGMGMAVSGNINPESISMFEPVHGSAPDIAGQNIANPLAAVLAAGMMLRELGYGNLTPKVEAVVKQALENKMVTADQGGDLSTDEVGDYLVKTLKSNEEGE, encoded by the coding sequence ATGAGTAATATAGCATATATACCGGGGGATGGAATTGGCGAAGAAGTTACCCGGCAGGGAATTAAAGTTTTAGAATACTTAGATGGAGTTTATAACTTAGGTTTAAAATTCGAAAAGTTTGATCTGGGTGCAGAAAGATATTTAAGAACTGGTGATATTCTGCCAGATGATGTTTTAAATAAGCTGGAAAGCTTTGATTCAATTTATTTAGGTGCTGTTGGTGATCCCAGAGTTGAGCCGGGAGTTTTAGAAAAAGGAATTCTTTTAAAACTTCGCTTTTACTTTGATCAGTACGTAAATTTACGTCCAATTAAACTTTATAAAGAAGAATTTTCTCCACTAAAAGGTAAGGGACTTGAGGATATTGACTTTACTGTGGTTAGAGAAAATACCGAAGGAATTTATGCTGGCATTGGGGGCTTTTTAAAGAAGGATACTCCAGATGAAGTAGCAACTCAGGAGATGATTTCTACCCGCAAAGGTGTGGATCGGGTTATTAAATATGCTTTCGAATACGCTCAAAAATTTGGTAGAGAACCGAAGTTGACAGTCTGTGATAAAAGTAATGTTTTAACTTATGCGCATAATCTCTGGCAGCGTTCTTTTAAAGAAATGGGAAAAAAGTATCCTGATGTAGAGCAAAATCACTTTTTGGTAGATGCAATGACTATGAAAATGGTTCGCAACCCTGAAGTATTTGATATAGTTGTTACCTGTAATATTTTTGGTGATATTATCACTGATCTAGGTGCAGAACTGCAGGGTGGTATGGGAATGGCTGTTTCTGGTAATATTAATCCAGAGAGTATTTCAATGTTTGAGCCTGTTCATGGAAGTGCACCTGATATAGCAGGTCAAAATATAGCTAATCCCCTGGCAGCAGTTTTAGCAGCTGGAATGATGCTTAGAGAACTTGGTTATGGCAATTTAACACCAAAGGTTGAAGCAGTAGTTAAGCAAGCACTGGAAAATAAGATGGTAACTGCAGATCAAGGAGGAGACTTAAGTACAGATGAAGTTGGAGATTATTTAGTTAAGACTCTCAAAAGCAATGAAGAAGGTGAGTAG
- the leuD gene encoding 3-isopropylmalate dehydratase small subunit, with protein sequence MKLKGKVFKYGDNVDTDVIIPARYLNSSTPENLAAHCMEDLDENFADEVSKGDIIVGGKNFGSGSSREHAPLAIKYAGVSCVVAESFARIFYRNSINIGLPILEAPAAVQAVEAGDKLEVDIDQGKIKNLRTGETYQAAPFPPFMQEIIKDGGLIEHIKKEMV encoded by the coding sequence ATGAAATTAAAAGGAAAAGTATTTAAATATGGAGATAATGTAGATACAGATGTAATTATTCCAGCCCGTTATCTAAATTCTTCAACACCGGAGAATTTAGCGGCTCACTGTATGGAAGATTTAGACGAAAATTTTGCTGATGAGGTAAGTAAAGGCGATATTATTGTCGGGGGTAAAAACTTTGGTTCCGGATCATCGCGGGAACATGCTCCCTTAGCCATTAAATATGCAGGAGTTTCCTGTGTAGTAGCAGAAAGCTTCGCCCGTATTTTTTACCGTAACTCAATTAATATCGGGCTCCCGATTTTAGAGGCACCAGCAGCTGTTCAGGCTGTCGAGGCTGGCGATAAGTTAGAAGTAGATATTGACCAGGGTAAGATTAAAAATTTGCGTACAGGTGAGACCTATCAGGCTGCACCATTTCCACCTTTTATGCAGGAAATTATTAAAGATGGCGGCTTAATTGAGCATATAAAAAAGGAGATGGTATAA
- the leuC gene encoding 3-isopropylmalate dehydratase large subunit — protein MGMTMIEKILAAHSDQDQVKVGEIVNARVDMVLGNDITAPVAIKEFNKIGVDKVFDKERIALVPDHFAPNKDIKAAEQVKVVREFAQKYDITNYFEVGQMGIEHVLLPEKGLTLPGEIIIGADSHTCTYGALGALGTGVGSTDMAAAMATGKAWFKVPPTIKIVYKGELKPHVSGKDLILYTIGKIGVDGALYKAMEFTGEAIENLSMDGRLTMSNMAIEAGGKAGLIAADEKTEAYLKDRAQREYTVVKPDENAEYEEVIEIDVSQIAPQVAFPSLPENTKGLDEIEEKIEIHQSVIGSCTNGRIEDLRAAAEVFKGQKVHKNVRCLVFPGTQAIYKQAMHEGIFDIFIDAGVAVSTPTCGPCLGGHMGILADGERAISTTNRNFVGRMGSTNSEVYLASPAVAAASAVKGYIAGPEEVK, from the coding sequence ATGGGAATGACAATGATAGAAAAAATTCTTGCTGCCCATTCTGATCAAGATCAGGTTAAAGTAGGGGAAATAGTTAATGCCCGAGTTGATATGGTATTAGGTAATGATATAACTGCCCCGGTAGCAATTAAAGAATTTAATAAAATTGGTGTTGATAAAGTATTTGATAAGGAGAGAATAGCACTTGTTCCAGACCATTTTGCTCCAAATAAGGATATTAAGGCAGCAGAGCAGGTAAAAGTAGTTAGAGAATTTGCCCAAAAATATGATATTACAAATTATTTTGAAGTAGGCCAGATGGGAATTGAGCATGTATTATTACCAGAAAAGGGTTTAACCTTACCTGGAGAAATTATAATTGGAGCTGACTCTCATACCTGTACATATGGTGCGCTTGGTGCTTTAGGAACTGGAGTAGGTAGTACTGATATGGCAGCAGCGATGGCAACAGGAAAGGCCTGGTTTAAGGTTCCTCCGACAATAAAAATTGTCTATAAGGGAGAACTTAAGCCTCATGTCAGCGGCAAGGATTTAATTCTTTATACAATTGGTAAAATTGGGGTAGATGGAGCTCTCTATAAAGCAATGGAGTTTACAGGAGAGGCCATAGAAAATCTTTCTATGGACGGCCGGCTGACAATGTCCAATATGGCAATTGAAGCTGGAGGCAAAGCAGGTTTAATTGCAGCAGATGAAAAGACTGAGGCCTATTTAAAAGATAGAGCTCAGAGAGAATATACAGTAGTCAAGCCAGACGAAAATGCAGAATACGAAGAGGTTATAGAAATTGATGTCAGCCAGATTGCACCACAGGTTGCTTTTCCAAGTTTACCAGAAAACACTAAAGGACTTGATGAAATTGAAGAAAAAATAGAAATTCATCAATCTGTAATCGGTTCCTGTACCAATGGCCGCATCGAAGATTTAAGAGCAGCAGCAGAAGTATTTAAAGGTCAAAAAGTACACAAAAATGTGCGCTGTTTAGTATTCCCGGGAACTCAGGCAATTTACAAGCAGGCAATGCACGAAGGGATTTTTGATATTTTCATTGATGCAGGTGTAGCAGTTTCAACTCCTACCTGTGGACCCTGTTTAGGTGGACATATGGGTATTTTAGCTGATGGTGAGAGAGCTATCTCAACAACTAATCGTAACTTTGTTGGGCGGATGGGCTCAACCAACAGTGAAGTATATCTAGCAAGTCCAGCTGTAGCAGCAGCATCAGCAGTTAAAGGCTATATTGCTGGTCCAGAGGAGGTTAAATAA